Proteins from a single region of Catenulispora acidiphila DSM 44928:
- a CDS encoding alpha/beta fold hydrolase codes for MATFTSYDGTDLSYREEGAGDPLVCLPGGPLLSSTYFLDLGGLPASRRLIMLEHRGTGASAVPQDPETYRIDRMVADVEALRVHLGLEQLDLLAHSAGANLAMLYATAHPDRVSRLTLITPGTRAVGFAPTPEAVREELLTRVGEPWYPAAWEALQRIEADEESDEDWDAITPTYYGAWTPAAQAHAALLLESDEEKQDLHFAKGAFDPEATIAALATLDLPILILAGARDPGPTPDRARELADLFPKAQVRFEIQAGAGHFPWVDDPAAFGAVVTDWLAEK; via the coding sequence ATGGCCACCTTCACCTCTTACGACGGCACCGATCTGTCCTACCGCGAGGAGGGCGCCGGCGACCCGCTGGTCTGCCTGCCCGGCGGTCCGCTTCTGTCCTCGACCTACTTCTTGGACCTCGGCGGTCTGCCCGCGTCACGGCGCCTGATCATGCTCGAACACCGCGGTACCGGCGCGTCGGCTGTACCGCAGGATCCTGAGACGTACCGCATCGACCGCATGGTCGCCGACGTCGAAGCCCTGCGCGTGCACCTCGGCCTCGAGCAGCTGGACCTCCTCGCGCACTCCGCCGGCGCCAACCTCGCGATGCTCTACGCCACCGCGCACCCGGACCGGGTCAGCCGCCTGACACTGATCACGCCGGGCACCCGCGCGGTCGGCTTCGCGCCGACGCCGGAGGCCGTCCGCGAAGAACTCCTCACCCGCGTCGGCGAACCCTGGTACCCGGCCGCGTGGGAAGCCCTCCAGCGCATCGAAGCCGACGAGGAATCCGACGAAGACTGGGACGCGATCACCCCCACCTACTACGGCGCCTGGACCCCCGCCGCCCAAGCCCACGCGGCACTCCTCCTCGAGAGCGACGAGGAGAAGCAGGACCTGCACTTCGCCAAGGGCGCCTTCGACCCGGAAGCCACCATCGCCGCACTGGCCACCCTCGACCTCCCGATCCTGATCCTCGCCGGCGCCCGCGACCCGGGCCCGACCCCGGACCGCGCCCGGGAGCTGGCGGACTTGTTCCCCAAGGCGCAGGTCCGCTTCGAGATACAGGCGGGCGCCGGCCACTTCCCCTGGGTCGACGACCCGGCGGCGTTCGGCGCGGTGGTGACGGACTGGCTGGCGGAGAAGTAG
- a CDS encoding FG-GAP-like repeat-containing protein gives MRTDNGNHGGHARRLAMAGAAALTALSCAMLSGGPAAASVLPAPYGDLNADGNIDLLSVSSTGALQYWAGSGTGSVASPVAEPSAGDFTGDVIEGAGNFNRSSYQSLFLYSSATDHAYVELGDNTGQFSTANEVVVPPPSGEASWPVITQLVSPGDITGHNRADLVARVGDQLEVIPNVALGHYGAPVAVAGSGWSGRTVIGVVDATGDGIKDLIARDDATGVVWLYQGVAGGTFGDETTRVQIGTGLDAADYPFVITKGDADGDGHADVYAVGASGGLYLSAGNAGGGFGAPTLVSSDPAWTGITALG, from the coding sequence TTGCGTACTGACAACGGGAACCACGGGGGACACGCACGACGGCTGGCGATGGCGGGAGCCGCGGCCTTGACCGCGCTGTCCTGCGCCATGCTGAGTGGGGGACCGGCGGCGGCTTCGGTTTTGCCGGCGCCCTATGGGGATCTCAACGCGGACGGGAACATCGATCTGCTCTCGGTGTCGTCCACCGGAGCTCTCCAGTACTGGGCCGGGAGCGGGACCGGCAGCGTCGCGAGCCCTGTCGCCGAACCGTCGGCGGGGGACTTCACCGGCGACGTGATCGAGGGAGCCGGCAACTTCAACCGGAGCTCCTACCAGTCGCTGTTCCTCTACTCCAGCGCCACCGACCACGCGTATGTGGAGCTCGGCGACAACACCGGCCAGTTCTCCACGGCGAACGAGGTCGTCGTGCCGCCGCCTTCGGGCGAGGCCTCCTGGCCGGTCATCACGCAGCTGGTCTCGCCCGGCGACATCACCGGCCACAACCGGGCAGACCTGGTGGCCAGGGTCGGCGACCAGCTGGAGGTCATCCCGAACGTCGCGCTGGGTCACTACGGCGCCCCGGTCGCGGTCGCCGGCTCCGGATGGAGCGGGCGCACCGTCATCGGCGTCGTCGACGCGACCGGCGACGGGATCAAGGATCTGATCGCCCGCGACGACGCCACCGGTGTCGTCTGGCTCTATCAGGGTGTGGCCGGCGGGACGTTCGGGGACGAGACCACGCGCGTGCAGATCGGCACGGGCCTGGACGCGGCCGACTATCCCTTCGTCATCACCAAGGGCGACGCCGACGGCGACGGACACGCGGACGTCTACGCGGTCGGCGCTTCCGGCGGGCTGTATCTGTCGGCGGGCAACGCCGGCGGCGGCTTCGGCGCGCCGACGCTGGTGAGCAGCGACCCGGCATGGACCGGAATCACCGCTCTCGGCTGA
- a CDS encoding IclR family transcriptional regulator translates to MARPAPAVDRTVAVLNLLAAHPDTAFSLSEMCRRLDINKATAHAMLTALAESGFLLRNPRDKSYTLGPALIALGSAAAARRLELVEFARAPMQTLAAATGLQCVVSSAMGEEIVFLAVAGEVVPFGPHVRVGQRIPLAPPIGTVFMAWSLPDDVDSWLNRSTTGKPLAEPELERFRNGVRAVRRRGYSVGLEPDVLGVRLGQSLDDHEAVPPLLAELSHTSYLMDDFGGSTHRIGHLAAPVFGPDERVAMVLTLYGFQKQLSGTDIDALATRLTATTREITFAVRGRHPDLRVSGLLD, encoded by the coding sequence ATGGCGCGTCCGGCCCCGGCGGTGGACCGCACGGTGGCGGTGCTGAACCTGCTCGCCGCGCACCCCGACACGGCTTTCTCGCTGTCGGAGATGTGCCGCAGGCTCGACATCAACAAGGCCACCGCGCACGCGATGCTCACGGCCCTGGCCGAATCCGGCTTCCTGCTGCGCAACCCGCGCGACAAGTCCTACACCCTGGGCCCGGCGCTGATCGCCCTGGGCTCGGCCGCCGCCGCGCGCCGCCTGGAACTCGTGGAGTTCGCCCGCGCGCCGATGCAGACCCTGGCCGCCGCCACCGGTCTGCAGTGCGTGGTGTCCTCGGCGATGGGGGAGGAGATCGTCTTCCTCGCGGTGGCCGGCGAGGTGGTCCCCTTCGGCCCGCACGTCCGCGTCGGCCAGCGCATCCCGCTGGCGCCGCCGATCGGCACCGTGTTCATGGCCTGGTCGCTCCCCGACGACGTGGACAGCTGGCTCAACCGCAGCACCACCGGCAAGCCCTTGGCCGAGCCGGAACTGGAGCGCTTCCGCAACGGCGTCCGCGCCGTCCGCCGCCGCGGCTATTCGGTCGGACTGGAGCCGGACGTGCTCGGCGTGCGCCTCGGGCAGTCGCTGGACGACCACGAGGCCGTGCCGCCGCTGCTCGCCGAGCTGTCGCACACCTCGTACCTGATGGACGACTTCGGCGGCAGCACCCACCGCATCGGACACCTCGCGGCACCTGTCTTCGGTCCGGACGAGCGGGTGGCGATGGTGCTGACGCTCTACGGCTTCCAGAAGCAGCTGAGCGGCACGGACATCGACGCCCTCGCGACGCGTTTGACGGCCACCACCCGGGAGATCACGTTCGCCGTGCGGGGACGGCATCCGGATCTGCGGGTGAGCGGGCTGCTGGACTGA
- a CDS encoding GDSL-type esterase/lipase family protein, with product MTAHNGVGDSARTEMSNADRSQRAGASRHASVEPYLAGCAWPSGQGAAYPRADPKDFARLPIDTWGTATVPVGVRLEFAGAARAIQIAYRTKTADLGYRGDGAGTFFAAYQGEKFISYADAMLGDGMAVLDLGKADESLPVTVYLPEGMKPEIVSLRATQGELLPAPKQPRWICYGDSIAEGWSASEPALSWPAIAGRIHGLDVVNLGYAGAARGEIVSAEQIAALDSPAVISVNHGTNCWTRIPHSATMMMAGMDAFLRVVREGHPGVPIVVCSPVLRPDAEETRNKLGATLEDLREAIEDVVVSRRERGDRDLHLVRGGGVLRAEHLADGIHPGDEGHRIMARAFGDPVAERATRE from the coding sequence ATGACGGCTCACAACGGCGTGGGGGACAGCGCGCGCACCGAAATGTCGAACGCCGACCGGAGCCAGCGCGCGGGTGCCTCCCGCCACGCCTCCGTTGAGCCCTATCTCGCGGGCTGCGCCTGGCCGTCCGGCCAGGGCGCGGCCTATCCGCGGGCCGATCCGAAGGATTTCGCCCGGCTGCCGATCGATACCTGGGGGACCGCGACGGTCCCGGTGGGTGTGCGGTTGGAGTTCGCCGGGGCGGCGCGGGCGATACAGATCGCCTACCGGACCAAGACCGCCGACCTGGGGTACCGGGGAGACGGCGCGGGGACGTTCTTCGCCGCCTATCAGGGCGAGAAGTTCATCTCCTACGCCGACGCCATGCTCGGCGACGGGATGGCGGTGCTCGACCTCGGCAAGGCGGACGAGTCGCTGCCGGTCACGGTCTACCTGCCCGAGGGCATGAAGCCGGAGATCGTGTCGCTGCGGGCCACACAGGGCGAGCTGCTTCCGGCGCCGAAGCAGCCGCGGTGGATCTGTTACGGCGACTCCATCGCCGAGGGGTGGTCCGCCTCCGAGCCGGCGCTGTCGTGGCCGGCGATCGCCGGGCGGATCCATGGTCTGGACGTGGTCAACCTCGGATACGCCGGGGCGGCGCGCGGGGAGATCGTGTCCGCCGAGCAGATCGCGGCGTTGGACTCGCCGGCGGTCATCTCGGTCAACCACGGGACGAACTGCTGGACGCGGATCCCGCACAGCGCCACCATGATGATGGCCGGGATGGACGCGTTCCTGCGGGTGGTGCGCGAGGGGCATCCGGGCGTGCCGATCGTGGTCTGCTCCCCGGTGCTGCGGCCGGACGCCGAGGAGACGCGCAACAAGCTGGGCGCCACGCTGGAGGATCTGCGCGAGGCGATCGAGGACGTGGTCGTCAGCCGCCGCGAGCGCGGCGACCGCGATCTGCACCTGGTGCGCGGCGGCGGCGTCCTGCGCGCCGAGCATCTGGCCGACGGCATCCACCCGGGCGACGAGGGGCACCGGATCATGGCGCGGGCGTTCGGGGACCCCGTCGCCGAGCGAGCGACGAGAGAGTAA
- a CDS encoding SDR family NAD(P)-dependent oxidoreductase, translated as MTRTDDTEVPDYRSLLSLDGKNFVVLGAGQGIGRQASHALAALGARVFCVDLDAGLADDIAKEVGGVPWAGDAIEQASAERLYQDAETALGRIDGIVDIIGMAKYAGLLETDRDSWEWHHGIVLQHAVNAIRFGAPRMIATGGGVLTVVASVSGMQSAPSHGAYGAYKAALMSLVRTAAVELGPKGLRVNAVAPGLVMTPRVAGYLSGAEKERGARNAPLRRSAFPKDIAEVILFLCTGLSSYITGQTIVVDGGVSAKFGYSLPGED; from the coding sequence ATGACCCGCACGGATGACACCGAGGTCCCGGACTACCGCTCCCTGCTGAGCCTGGACGGCAAGAACTTCGTCGTGCTCGGCGCCGGGCAGGGCATCGGCCGCCAGGCGAGCCACGCGCTGGCGGCGCTCGGCGCCCGCGTGTTCTGCGTGGACCTGGACGCCGGACTCGCCGACGACATCGCCAAGGAGGTCGGCGGCGTCCCCTGGGCCGGCGACGCCATCGAGCAGGCCTCCGCCGAGCGGCTGTATCAGGACGCGGAGACTGCCCTGGGCCGCATCGACGGCATCGTGGACATCATCGGCATGGCGAAGTACGCCGGCCTGCTGGAGACCGACCGCGACAGCTGGGAATGGCACCACGGCATCGTCCTGCAGCACGCGGTCAACGCCATCCGCTTCGGCGCACCGCGCATGATCGCCACCGGCGGCGGCGTCCTGACGGTCGTCGCCTCCGTTTCCGGCATGCAGTCCGCGCCCTCACACGGCGCCTACGGCGCGTACAAGGCAGCGTTGATGTCCTTGGTGCGAACGGCGGCAGTCGAGCTGGGACCCAAGGGGTTGCGCGTGAACGCCGTGGCTCCGGGCCTGGTCATGACGCCGCGCGTGGCCGGATACCTCAGCGGGGCGGAGAAGGAGCGAGGCGCCCGCAACGCCCCGCTGCGGCGATCGGCGTTTCCGAAGGACATCGCCGAAGTCATCTTGTTCTTGTGCACAGGCCTGTCGTCGTATATCACTGGGCAAACGATCGTCGTTGACGGCGGAGTCTCGGCCAAGTTCGGGTACTCGCTGCCTGGAGAGGACTGA
- a CDS encoding LLM class flavin-dependent oxidoreductase: MKLDLLYEIDVPKPWAKPHPYGQREAEQRAYREAIEQIKLGDKLGFSTTWHVEHHFREGRSHSPAPEVIIGALSQCTEQIRLGFGVTLMPHAFTPPMRVAEKVATADILSGGRVEWGTGRSTPMEQTAFGVDRDASRAQWEEAIQAVVGMWEEEYFEFHGKYLDFPRRMVTPKPVQDPHPPCWMAATSEGSSAVAGEKGLGLLSFSILQPIHKMAEHIRLYRAAAAAPKPITRVTTNRVAAYTLVHCEESMAKCEESGIWDSVWWWYKNIAEFTAEWELPHLSQEERDKVFPYLMQQADGNFDPKSFNDHDMIVVGDPEQCYAKMLKYAELGVDQLICYVQFGYLPHESVMKTIELLGKEVLPALAKEGVEATIKPAPAPASAPAS; the protein is encoded by the coding sequence ATGAAGCTCGACTTGCTGTACGAGATCGACGTGCCCAAGCCCTGGGCCAAGCCGCACCCCTACGGTCAGCGCGAAGCCGAGCAGCGGGCCTATCGCGAGGCGATCGAGCAGATCAAGCTCGGCGACAAGCTCGGGTTCTCCACGACCTGGCATGTCGAGCACCACTTCCGCGAGGGCCGGTCGCACTCCCCGGCGCCGGAGGTGATCATCGGTGCGCTGTCGCAGTGCACGGAGCAGATCCGGTTGGGCTTCGGCGTGACGCTGATGCCGCACGCCTTCACGCCGCCGATGCGCGTGGCCGAGAAGGTCGCCACCGCCGACATCCTGTCCGGCGGGCGGGTCGAGTGGGGGACCGGCCGCTCCACGCCGATGGAGCAGACGGCGTTCGGCGTGGACCGCGACGCCTCCCGCGCGCAGTGGGAGGAGGCGATCCAGGCGGTCGTCGGGATGTGGGAGGAGGAGTACTTCGAGTTCCACGGCAAGTACCTGGACTTCCCGCGCCGCATGGTCACGCCCAAGCCGGTGCAGGACCCGCACCCGCCGTGCTGGATGGCCGCGACCTCCGAGGGCTCCTCGGCGGTGGCCGGCGAGAAGGGCCTGGGTCTGCTGTCCTTCTCGATCCTGCAGCCGATCCACAAGATGGCCGAGCACATCCGGCTCTACCGGGCCGCTGCCGCCGCGCCCAAGCCGATCACCCGCGTCACCACCAACCGCGTCGCGGCCTACACCCTCGTGCACTGCGAGGAGTCGATGGCCAAGTGCGAGGAGTCGGGGATCTGGGACTCGGTCTGGTGGTGGTACAAGAACATCGCCGAGTTCACCGCCGAGTGGGAGCTGCCGCACCTGTCGCAGGAGGAGCGGGACAAGGTCTTCCCCTACCTGATGCAGCAGGCCGACGGGAACTTCGACCCCAAGTCCTTCAACGACCACGACATGATCGTCGTCGGCGACCCCGAGCAGTGCTACGCCAAGATGCTCAAGTACGCCGAGCTGGGTGTCGACCAGCTGATCTGCTACGTGCAGTTCGGCTACCTGCCGCACGAGTCGGTCATGAAGACCATCGAACTGCTCGGCAAGGAGGTGCTGCCGGCGCTGGCGAAGGAGGGCGTCGAGGCGACCATCAAGCCCGCCCCGGCTCCGGCCTCCGCTCCAGCCTCCTGA
- a CDS encoding ABC transporter ATP-binding protein, whose amino-acid sequence MAGVVYQDASCVYPGAERPAVDKLNLEIADGEFLVLVGPSGCGKSTSLRMLAGLEEVSSGGIFIGDRDVTHLPPKDRDIAMVFQNYALYPHMTVAENMGFALKIAKVDKATITKRVEEAAKLLELTEYLGRKPKALSGGQRQRVAMGRAIVREPKVFLMDEPLSNLDAKLRVQTRTQIASLQRRLGITTVYVTHDQVEAMTMGDRVAVLKDGLLQQCDTPRAMYEKPANVFVAGFIGSPAMNLVEVPIVEDGVKFNGLTIPVSRDALGVASSGGASTLTVGVRPESFDFVGDAVGAIAVTVHLVEELGADAFAYCAATVGENDVDIIVRVDARAVPMKGDTLYVKPRASETHLFSASSGERIEA is encoded by the coding sequence ATGGCTGGTGTCGTTTATCAGGACGCGTCCTGCGTCTACCCGGGCGCCGAGCGCCCCGCGGTCGACAAGCTGAACCTGGAGATCGCCGACGGCGAGTTCCTGGTCCTCGTCGGCCCGTCCGGCTGCGGCAAGTCCACCTCGCTGCGCATGCTCGCCGGTCTGGAGGAAGTCTCCTCCGGCGGCATCTTCATCGGCGACCGCGACGTCACGCACCTTCCGCCGAAGGACCGGGACATCGCGATGGTGTTCCAGAACTACGCCCTGTACCCGCACATGACCGTCGCGGAGAACATGGGCTTCGCGCTGAAGATCGCCAAGGTCGACAAGGCCACGATCACCAAGCGCGTCGAGGAAGCGGCCAAGCTGCTGGAGCTCACCGAGTACCTGGGCCGCAAGCCCAAGGCGCTGTCCGGTGGCCAGCGCCAGCGTGTCGCGATGGGCCGCGCGATCGTCCGGGAGCCCAAGGTCTTCCTCATGGACGAGCCGCTGTCGAACCTGGACGCCAAGCTGCGCGTGCAGACCCGCACCCAGATCGCCTCGCTCCAGCGCCGCCTGGGCATCACCACCGTCTACGTCACCCACGACCAGGTCGAGGCCATGACGATGGGCGACCGCGTGGCGGTGCTGAAGGACGGCCTGCTCCAGCAGTGCGACACCCCGCGCGCGATGTACGAGAAGCCGGCGAACGTGTTCGTCGCGGGCTTCATCGGCTCCCCGGCGATGAACCTCGTCGAGGTGCCGATCGTCGAGGACGGCGTGAAGTTCAACGGCCTGACCATCCCGGTCTCCCGCGACGCCCTCGGCGTGGCCTCCAGCGGCGGCGCGTCGACGCTGACCGTGGGCGTGCGCCCGGAGTCCTTCGACTTCGTCGGCGACGCCGTCGGCGCGATCGCGGTCACCGTGCACCTGGTCGAGGAGCTCGGCGCGGACGCGTTCGCGTACTGCGCGGCGACCGTCGGCGAGAACGACGTGGACATCATCGTCCGCGTGGACGCCCGCGCGGTGCCGATGAAGGGCGACACGCTCTACGTGAAGCCGCGTGCGAGCGAGACCCACCTGTTCTCCGCGAGTTCGGGCGAACGCATCGAAGCGTAA
- a CDS encoding integral membrane protein has translation MSDVAVQRPDHEAAGRPDDEQTAPDLAPTLVHRVITLIAAAGVFWAVFQVFPFQSAAPYTGVYVALGAIATLGVAFTALAARDVRTLSRANHVLVVTAALGIIAYIVGIIVSGISYGTDEEIFVQHSAHLLGQGVNPYGADLTPAFHRYAMSSEFYTKLLDGTYTHGLDYPAVPVLLTWAANGLVHDYHTVAFVCGGALVASIFVAYKLLPRDYRGAATIMCVGFPILMDHARGGVVGIIMLPFLMVAVAGWERIGRDGRLTRRAIIAAVCFGVALSVQQLAWMMAPFFVTAIFLTRWPELGTKAALRVTALFAAIAAGTMLVINSPFIIWNPGAWLSGVTEPLRQKAIAEGEGMVDIPISLHFGTGNLSMYSLGGLAVYAAFFVLFVLYFDRLRPAWIIAPALALVFQGRPLIEYFAIPALAWVVMLLTSEREQPESARPFPLLAARRRMLVGGIALLPAVGLWAVGLATPQPLKLKITGVVTNGALNQIDQLTVRVSNTTGDAIAPHFMMTNGYSTSFWNEVSGPAKVPAHQTSMYVISTPGTGSSPSIGGDFTLAAVSDVPASVSYAPKTSITKYTTSFQDDLGRQYAAGDTAHVDVQLRDRHGRVSKTSGVHVVLNQVVFTASGIRGSNLTVNGGPAGNPAEAVTDSLGVAHFTITKNSPTPTGLVHLQAWIRQSGSIPTYGYSPFLTQQWP, from the coding sequence ATGAGCGACGTAGCCGTGCAGCGGCCGGACCATGAGGCCGCCGGGCGTCCTGACGACGAGCAAACCGCGCCGGACCTCGCTCCGACACTGGTCCACCGGGTCATCACCCTGATCGCGGCCGCCGGTGTCTTCTGGGCGGTCTTCCAGGTCTTCCCGTTCCAGTCCGCCGCGCCGTACACCGGCGTGTACGTCGCGCTCGGCGCGATCGCCACGCTCGGTGTGGCGTTCACCGCGCTGGCGGCCCGAGACGTCCGGACCCTGAGCCGGGCCAACCACGTCCTGGTGGTCACCGCGGCGCTGGGCATCATCGCCTACATCGTCGGCATCATCGTCTCGGGCATCTCCTACGGCACCGACGAGGAGATCTTCGTCCAGCACTCGGCGCACCTGCTGGGCCAGGGGGTGAACCCGTACGGCGCCGACCTGACGCCGGCGTTCCACCGCTATGCGATGTCCAGCGAGTTCTACACCAAGCTGCTGGACGGCACGTACACCCACGGCCTGGACTACCCGGCCGTCCCGGTGCTGCTCACCTGGGCGGCCAACGGCCTGGTGCACGACTACCACACGGTGGCCTTCGTCTGCGGCGGCGCTCTCGTGGCGTCCATCTTCGTCGCCTACAAGCTGCTCCCGCGCGACTACCGCGGCGCGGCCACGATCATGTGCGTCGGCTTCCCGATCCTCATGGACCACGCCCGCGGCGGGGTCGTGGGCATCATCATGCTGCCGTTCCTGATGGTCGCCGTCGCCGGCTGGGAGCGCATCGGGCGCGACGGCCGGCTCACCCGCCGCGCGATCATCGCCGCGGTCTGCTTCGGCGTCGCGCTGTCGGTGCAGCAGCTGGCCTGGATGATGGCGCCGTTCTTCGTCACCGCGATCTTCCTGACCCGCTGGCCCGAGCTCGGGACCAAGGCGGCGCTGAGGGTCACGGCGCTGTTCGCGGCGATCGCCGCGGGCACGATGCTGGTGATCAACAGTCCGTTCATCATCTGGAACCCGGGCGCGTGGCTGTCGGGCGTGACCGAGCCGTTGCGCCAGAAGGCGATCGCCGAGGGCGAGGGCATGGTCGACATCCCGATCAGCCTGCACTTCGGCACCGGCAACCTGAGCATGTACTCCCTGGGCGGCCTCGCGGTCTACGCCGCGTTCTTCGTGCTGTTCGTGCTCTACTTCGACCGGCTGCGCCCGGCGTGGATCATCGCGCCGGCGCTCGCCCTGGTCTTCCAGGGCCGGCCGCTCATCGAGTACTTCGCCATCCCGGCGCTGGCGTGGGTCGTGATGCTGCTGACCTCGGAGCGCGAGCAGCCGGAGTCGGCGCGGCCGTTCCCGCTGCTCGCCGCGCGGCGGCGGATGCTGGTCGGCGGGATCGCCCTGCTGCCCGCCGTCGGCCTGTGGGCGGTGGGGCTGGCCACGCCGCAGCCGCTGAAGCTGAAGATCACCGGGGTGGTCACCAACGGCGCCCTGAACCAGATCGACCAGCTCACCGTCCGGGTCAGCAACACGACCGGCGACGCGATCGCCCCGCACTTCATGATGACGAACGGCTACTCCACGTCCTTCTGGAACGAGGTGTCCGGACCGGCGAAGGTGCCGGCGCACCAGACCTCGATGTACGTCATCTCCACGCCGGGGACCGGCTCGAGCCCGTCCATAGGCGGTGACTTCACCCTGGCCGCCGTCTCCGACGTCCCGGCGTCGGTGAGCTATGCGCCGAAGACGTCGATCACCAAGTACACCACCAGCTTCCAGGACGACCTGGGACGCCAGTACGCCGCCGGCGACACCGCGCACGTCGACGTCCAGCTGCGCGACCGGCACGGCCGGGTGTCCAAGACCAGCGGCGTGCACGTGGTGCTCAACCAGGTGGTGTTCACCGCCAGCGGCATACGGGGCAGCAACCTGACGGTGAACGGCGGTCCCGCGGGCAACCCGGCCGAGGCCGTCACCGACTCCCTCGGTGTGGCGCACTTCACCATCACGAAGAACAGCCCCACCCCGACCGGGCTGGTGCACCTGCAGGCCTGGATCAGGCAGTCCGGCTCGATCCCGACCTACGGTTACAGCCCGTTCCTGACCCAGCAGTGGCCGTAA
- a CDS encoding acyltransferase family protein: MSSDTVAVAKAVPIPVVEAPKAPRNRMAALDGMRFIAASAVLAYHYLGDTEGIWGRDAGKIFPSEHHATSYGFLGVEFFFLISGFVICMSSWGKGLGSFFASRVSRLYPAYWAAVTLTTLIFVWNPAAGSPLRLDDYFSNMTMLHFSFGVASASGVYWTLWLELRFYLLFALVVWRGVTYRRVVAFCLLWTAASVLVPSFNSPILHGIIQEDYSPYFIGGITMYLMHRYRPNPLLWLMLGTQWVLAQHQVAARVVEGSRLTGAHLSWNGGVILVTVFFLAVLAVALGWLDWANWRWLTVLGTLTYPLYLVHSAVGQEIIKVWYRKAHHPNAWVILAVATAASLAVAWLIQRFIEKPFGPRLRKAVQRSLKEINLPEPALRAAKAAKSGTSAGTSVATPADVVEVLSPPAPRGATD; the protein is encoded by the coding sequence ATGAGTTCCGACACTGTGGCGGTCGCGAAGGCGGTCCCGATACCCGTGGTCGAGGCGCCCAAAGCTCCGCGCAACAGGATGGCGGCGCTCGACGGCATGCGTTTCATCGCCGCTTCGGCGGTTCTGGCGTACCACTACCTCGGCGACACCGAAGGCATCTGGGGGCGCGACGCGGGGAAGATCTTCCCCTCGGAGCACCACGCGACTTCGTACGGCTTCCTGGGTGTCGAGTTCTTCTTCCTCATCAGCGGATTCGTCATCTGCATGAGCAGCTGGGGCAAGGGGCTCGGGTCGTTCTTCGCCTCCCGCGTCTCCCGGCTGTACCCGGCGTACTGGGCCGCGGTCACGCTGACCACCCTGATATTCGTGTGGAATCCGGCCGCCGGCAGCCCGCTGCGGCTCGACGACTACTTCAGCAACATGACAATGCTGCACTTCTCGTTCGGCGTGGCCTCCGCCAGCGGGGTGTACTGGACGCTGTGGCTGGAGCTCCGCTTCTACCTGCTGTTCGCCCTGGTGGTGTGGCGCGGGGTCACCTACCGGCGCGTGGTGGCGTTCTGCCTGCTCTGGACGGCGGCGTCGGTCCTGGTCCCGTCCTTCAACAGCCCGATCCTGCACGGGATCATCCAAGAGGACTACTCGCCGTACTTCATCGGCGGGATCACGATGTACCTCATGCACCGCTACCGGCCGAACCCGCTGCTGTGGCTGATGCTGGGGACCCAGTGGGTCCTGGCCCAGCACCAGGTCGCGGCGCGGGTCGTGGAGGGCAGCCGGCTGACCGGCGCGCACCTGAGCTGGAACGGCGGCGTCATCCTGGTCACGGTGTTCTTCCTGGCCGTGCTGGCCGTCGCCCTGGGCTGGCTGGACTGGGCGAACTGGCGCTGGCTGACCGTCCTGGGCACCCTGACCTACCCGCTCTACCTGGTCCACTCGGCGGTCGGGCAGGAGATCATCAAGGTCTGGTACCGCAAGGCCCACCACCCGAACGCCTGGGTCATCCTGGCCGTCGCGACGGCCGCCTCGCTGGCCGTGGCGTGGCTCATCCAGCGGTTCATCGAGAAGCCCTTCGGGCCGCGGCTGCGCAAGGCGGTCCAGCGGAGCCTGAAGGAGATCAACCTCCCGGAGCCGGCGCTCAGAGCTGCGAAGGCCGCCAAGTCCGGCACGTCCGCGGGCACCTCCGTGGCCACGCCCGCCGACGTCGTCGAGGTGCTGTCGCCGCCCGCGCCGCGCGGAGCCACCGACTAA